CGGCGACCCATATGCTTCCCGGGTCGGGATAGAACTCGGTTGGGCCGGAGGGTGAAATCCCGTCCGGGACCCCCTGGTGAGCCTCGTCCGAGCTGGTGGCCAGCGGGTTGCCGCCGTGGCATACCACGCAACCTTCGGGATCGCCGACGCCGGTCCCGAACGCCTTGATGGTGGCCAGCATCCCGCTGCCCTCCTCCCGGATGTTCTCGATACCCTCGTGGCAGCTCACGCATCCGAGCGTTGCCGCGCGCTCGGGCGTCGTGGTCATGACCTCGCCCGCCTGGCGGGTGGGTGCCTGGTCCGAGGAGGTGCACGCCGCGGCGGATATCGCGATGCCGAGCGCAAGCAGGAGCTCGGCTTTCGTCAGTAAGCGGTCCATGGAGTCCTCAGAAGTTGGCCTGTATCGTGAGGCGCGTGCGGATCTTCGTCGCGTTCTCATCGTGGAAGATGCCGCCGTTGGACGCCAGGGCTTCGTCGGCCTTGGACTGGACATATGTATCCCACACCAAGCGGGCGTCGCCAGGCAGCTGCGCGCGTACCCAGATGGGAACCGTATTGACGTTGGTCTGCTGCAGATCGTCGCTGTTGAACGCCGCAACCAGCCCGTCCGCCTCGATATGCGCGTAGCCTGCAGTGATGTTCCACGATCCCGGGTCGCCCAGGCTTCCGTACGTGATCAGACTCACGAACGCGAGGTGCTCCTTGTCGGCGTACTGCTCTCCGAGCGTCGCGTCGTCCTCGGCCCCCAGGTTCACCGAGACTTCCGACGCGAAGGCCCAGTCGCCGCGGCTGTAGCTGAAGCTGCCGCCGTAGATATCGTAGTCGGAGAAGAAGGCCTCGGGGTCGTCGGGGGCGAATCGGTTCGTCTTGAAGTCCGAGTCGAGCTGGCCGCCTTCGATGGCCGTCGCGAGGCTGTTGGGGTTCGTGTAGATGTAGCTGAACGCGCCGAGCCTGTAGCTTGCGCCCTCACCCCACCGGTAGGAGAGGCCGTTGGCCAGGAAGTACGAGCTCTCCTCGCGAGTGGGCCTCAGTGAACGAAGCTCACGGAGCATGTACTGGCCCGTGACCAGCTCGACGCCCCCGCTCGTCCAGACCTGCGTGAAGCCTCCGGGCGACACATCCCCATCCCATACCAGCTCGGTAGGTCGGAAGAGGGCGTTGCCGTTGAACCCGAAATGGAGGGAGAGTAGTTCTGACGCCTCGTAGTCGAGGTACGCCCTGTCGAGCGAGATCTGGTCCCTACGGAAGTCGTCGCCGAGAGTACTCCACCCCGATGACGGGTACGTGGTGCTTCCCGTGCTGAGCCGGAAGCCGAGCCCCACGCGCTCGGACACGGCGTAGTTTCCCGCGAGTCGCACGCGGGCGCGCCACCGCATGCGGTGGTCGTCATCCCGGGTGGCGTCGTTCTCGGCGAAGTTCTCGTTGCCCATGTACTCGGCCCGGAAGCCCACCTGGCCGCTCAAACGGAGCTGCGCTCGCGCTGTCGTCGGCGTCAGGACGAACCCCGCCATCGGAAGCGCGCTCGCAATCACAAACACCCGCCCCCACCTGCTCCTGGCATCGCTCACGACTGCCCCCCCTGTGCGAGGAATGGCTCCGCAGCATGATTCTCCAGCGACGTGGGCCCGCTCCCGGAGCCTGGTTCGACCCAATATTCGACTCGCGCGCAGTGGGTTGGGCTACCGAGAGAGATCTTCGGCTCTCCGGAGCCCCAGGTTTCAGAGGCCATCGACGCCGACCTAACTATCGACCCGATGGACCAACCGTGCGAACCCAACTTGTCCGGGAGACCGGCGAACCACCAGACGACCGTCATCGCAGACCTCGTTGCCCGCCTGGATCCGGATTCGATGCGGCTCGCTACGC
This sequence is a window from Gemmatimonadota bacterium. Protein-coding genes within it:
- a CDS encoding putative porin; the protein is MAGFVLTPTTARAQLRLSGQVGFRAEYMGNENFAENDATRDDDHRMRWRARVRLAGNYAVSERVGLGFRLSTGSTTYPSSGWSTLGDDFRRDQISLDRAYLDYEASELLSLHFGFNGNALFRPTELVWDGDVSPGGFTQVWTSGGVELVTGQYMLRELRSLRPTREESSYFLANGLSYRWGEGASYRLGAFSYIYTNPNSLATAIEGGQLDSDFKTNRFAPDDPEAFFSDYDIYGGSFSYSRGDWAFASEVSVNLGAEDDATLGEQYADKEHLAFVSLITYGSLGDPGSWNITAGYAHIEADGLVAAFNSDDLQQTNVNTVPIWVRAQLPGDARLVWDTYVQSKADEALASNGGIFHDENATKIRTRLTIQANF